Genomic segment of Lentisphaera araneosa HTCC2155:
CTTCCGAATTATCTCCGCTTGAGCAACAACGTGCAGAACTTGAAGAGAAAAAGCGCCATATTGAAGAAGAGAGAGCTCGAGTGGAAGCAGAGTTCGAAAGAATCCAAGCTGAAACTGAAGCTGCTGAAGAAGAAGCGCGCATGGCTGCTGAAAAAGCTAAAGCCGAAGATGAAGCTCGCATTGCCGCTGAAAAAGCTAGAGCTGAAGAAGAAGCTCGCATGGCCGCTGAAAAAGCTAGAGCCGAAGATGAAGCACGCATTGCCGCTGAAAAAGCTAGAGCTGAAGAAGAAGCTCGCATGGCCGCTGAAAAAGCTAAAGCTGAAGAAGAAGCTCGCATGGCCGCTGAAAAAGCTAGAGCTGAAGAAGTTAGTATCGCCGCGGAAAAAGCTGAATCTGAAGATAAGAAAGTAGACGAAAAAGCTGAAGATAAGAAAGTAGACGAAAAAGCTGAAGATAAGAAGGAAGACGAAAAATCTGAAGATAAGAAAGTAGACGAAAAAGCTGAAGATAAGAAAGTAGACGAAAAAGCTGAAGATAAGAAAGAAGACGAAAAAGCTGAAGATAAGAAGGAAGACGAAAAATCTGAAGATAAGAAGGAAGACGAAAAAGCTGAAGATAAGAAAGAAGACGAAAAAGCTGAAGATAAGAAGGAAGACGAAAAATCTGAAGATAAGAAAGTAGACGAAAAAGCTGAAGATAAGAAAGTAGACGAAAAATCTGAAGATAAGAAGGAAGACGAAAAAGCTGAATCTGAAGATAAGAAACTTGCTCCTAAAAAACGTCCTGCAGGATCAAAACCCAGTTCCAAAACTGGTGCTAAAAAGCGTCCTGCGGGATCAAAACCCACTTCTAAGACTGGCGCTAAAAAACGTCCTGCGGGATCAAAACCTGGCGCGAAAAAAGCTCCTGAAAAACCCACTCTAGATAAAGATGGTAACGTGATTGACAAACCAAAACGTAAAAAGCCTCAAACAAAGTCGGACCGTCCCCGTACCCAAACTGGTTTGACCCCAGATATGAGAAGAAAACTAGATGAAGAAACTCGAGTAAAATCAAAAGCCATTAAGACTAAAATTGTCATTTTCAACATTCTACTTCTTATCGGAGTTGGCGTTTACTTCTTCATGTCTAAATAAATGACACAAGAGCTAGATTCTTTAGGCACACAAGAGAAACAGGTATTACTTGCTAAACTTCAGTCACATTTAATTGATGACCGAATCGAACTCATAGATAAAGTTTGTTCAGAAAGAACTGAGCATATTTGCCTTGTTTTAGAAAACCTCTACCAAGAACATAATGCCTCAGCTATTCTTCGAAATGCTGATGCATTTGGTATTCAAAATATAAATGTCATCGAAAATGACAACGACTTTGCGGCCAATAAAGAGGTCTCTATGTCAGCTCACAAGTGGCTGGATATTAAAGCTTGGAATGAAAGTAAAATTGATAACACAGTCAAATGCTTAAGCGCTCTGAAAAAACAAGGTTATAAAATTTGTGCCACGAGTTTACGACCTGAATCTATCACTCTTGATGAACTGCCTGTCGACGAACCCATAGCTTTATGCTTTGGAACCGAATTAACAGGCTTAAGCGAGGTCGCACATGAGATGGCAGACTACATGACTTATATACCTATGAATGGCTTTATTCAGAGCTTCAATGTTTCTGTGGCATCTGCTCTTAGCTTATCACATCTCAGAAATAAAATGAAACGAAAAAACATTGAGCACGCATTAAGTCCAGAAAAAACTCTCGATACCAAGATCAACTGGAGCTTATCCTCAATGAAACGTCCAGAGACTATGTTAGAGTATTACTTAAAGCAACTATGATTAATTGAAACGTTCGCGGTAAGTGCAGCGTTTACATAAGTCTTCTACAATTCTACTTTGCTGAAAACCTTTCCTTAAATTTTGTGCGCGATCATCAGCTAAAATATCATCTAAACTCATCTTGCGGCATGAGCCTAAATCAATCACACCTTCCCTATCAAAACAGCAAGGAACAACCGTTCCGTCCACCAAAATCGCAAATTGATTTTTGAGGGCAACACAATAACCTCTTTCTGCTACTAAAGGTCCATCAAGTTCAGGCCATTCAAACCTCTCGGCCAAGTTAAGGAATATATTTCCCTTTATACGGTGCCCTTTTAAACTAAGCTTTGCTATCTCCGCAAAATCTAGATCTAAAAACTTTGCGATTTCAGCAATAATCCCAGAATTTTCATCTATTGTTTTTTGATCGTGACCTGAGTTCCAAAGACGTAGGTTAATATGCATATCGGAGCGTTTCTCTAAAACTAGACGAATGAAATTAAAT
This window contains:
- a CDS encoding TrmH family RNA methyltransferase; the encoded protein is MTQELDSLGTQEKQVLLAKLQSHLIDDRIELIDKVCSERTEHICLVLENLYQEHNASAILRNADAFGIQNINVIENDNDFAANKEVSMSAHKWLDIKAWNESKIDNTVKCLSALKKQGYKICATSLRPESITLDELPVDEPIALCFGTELTGLSEVAHEMADYMTYIPMNGFIQSFNVSVASALSLSHLRNKMKRKNIEHALSPEKTLDTKINWSLSSMKRPETMLEYYLKQL
- a CDS encoding radical SAM/SPASM domain-containing protein, translated to MLYPRKKFRKVYIEISNVCNLKCSFCPQTYLQRESDFMKADFFESLVKQVSPKVYLLCLHVMGEPLNHPQLPEFIKICEKHEQAVSIVTNGVQLNERNVQALLNATVHQINFSLQSFGDNFPQSSNKDYLKKIFNFIRLVLEKRSDMHINLRLWNSGHDQKTIDENSGIIAEIAKFLDLDFAEIAKLSLKGHRIKGNIFLNLAERFEWPELDGPLVAERGYCVALKNQFAILVDGTVVPCCFDREGVIDLGSCRKMSLDDILADDRAQNLRKGFQQSRIVEDLCKRCTYRERFN